The Heliangelus exortis chromosome 26, bHelExo1.hap1, whole genome shotgun sequence genome window below encodes:
- the LOC139807732 gene encoding transmembrane protein 45B-like: MPASFLGSALRGSFFFIFGLWWSVRYPLRYLRRKSNTESQPGRGVQQVEVFEGAVKAFFALAGILVEQFVPAGPHLQLYSPQTHSWVDLIPWHYTTIYLFFLLSGLVDIASHSPLKLPLGWDRLLLALALLVEGLLFCFHDYGDAVLDHHLHSLLALAAFAGAFCALLEVFLRDHIILETFRTSSFLLQGSWLWQMGFILSPPWGGPGWDQSDLSNLEFLPMCFCWHYVGVLAVLAANSAASRCCNESCQLKFGDIDVELDCGFCLRRNKMGSRGALLPETSSDDK; this comes from the exons ATGCCAGCGAGTTTCCTCGGCAGTGCCCTCCGGGGCTCCTTCTTCTTCATTTTTGGCCTCTGGTGGTCTGTGAGGTACCCCCTGAGGTACCTCCGGAGGAAAAGCAACACTGAGAGCCAACCAGGCCGTGGAGTCCAGCAGGTGGAGGTCTTTGAAGGGGCAGTGAAGGCTTTCTTTGCACTAGCAG ggaTCTTGGTGGAGCAGTTTGTGCCTGCTGGCCCCCACCTGCAGCTCTACAGCCCCCAGACCCACAGCTGGGTGGACCTCATCCCCTGGCACTACACCACCATCtacctcttcttcctcctctctggcCTGGTGGACATTGCCTCCCACTCCCCTCTCAAGCTGCCACTGGGCTGGGATCGCCTCTTGCtggccctggctctgctggtggAAG GTTTGCTCTTCTGTTTCCATGACTACGGTGATGCTGTGCTGGATCACCACCTCCACTCCCTCCTGGCTCTGGCTGCCTTTGCTGGAGCTTTCTGTGCCCTCCTGGAGGTTTTCCTCCGTGACCACATCATCCTGGAGACCTTCAGGAccagctccttccttctccagggCTCTTGGCTCTGGCAG ATGGGGTTTATTCTGTCCCCTCCATGGGGAGGACCAGGCTGGGACCAGAGTGACCTCAGCAACCTGGAGTTCCTGCCCATGTGTTTCTGCTGGCACTACGTGGGTGTTCTGGCTGTCCTGGCAGCCAACTCTGCTGCATCTCGCTG CTGCAACGAGTCCTGCCAGCTGAAGTTTGGGGACATCGATGTGGAGCTGGACTGTGGCTTCTGCCTCCGCAGGAACAAGATGGGCTCCAGAGGGGCCCTGCTGCCCGAGACCTCCTCAGATGACAAATGA
- the LOC139807716 gene encoding transmembrane protein 45B-like isoform X2, with product MPAGCSLPPSQHLLLLPVVRKGQDIFALPWGPSLSPADPSGDISRMANFKGHALPGSFFLLFGLWWSVKYPLRYLSQRATKKSHRIYCFQRLDAIEGSIKIIFALIGMLAEQFVPDGPHLYLYIGESRDWVKLMNWQHTTMYLFYGLSGVVDVLTYTSPNVVPRGLDRLMLSLAAFVEGFLFYYHILHRPMLDQHIHTLLLIAIFSGACSILLEVFLRDNIILEMFRAGITTVQGTWFWQIGIVLFQPWGGRTWDEDHSNIMFLTMCFFWHWAAAVAILAINYTLAYCCIQQCQRRSGEPYIGLGVRRQEGDPSSQTAFLNGSDEE from the exons ATGCCTGCaggatgctccctccctccctcccagcatctcctgcttctcccaGTGGTGAGAAAAG gGCAAGACATTTTTGCTCTTCCCTGGGGACCATCCCTGTCACCTGCAGATCCT TCAGGGGACATTTCCAGGATGGCAAACTTCAAGGGTCACGCACTTCCAGgcagcttcttcctcctctttggcCTCTGGTGGTCTGTGAAATACCCCCTGAGGTATCTCAGCCAGAGAGCAACTAAGAAATCCCACAGGATTTATTGTTTCCAACGTCTGGATGCCATCGAAGGGAGCATCAAAATCATCTTTGCTCTGATAG ggatgctggcagAGCAGTTTGTCCCCGATGGTCCCCACTTGTACCTCTACATCGGGGAGAGCCGGGACTGGGTGAAGCTGATGAACTGGCAGCACACCACCATGTACCTCTTCTATGGCCTCTCTGGGGTGGTGGATGTCCTCACCTACACCTCCCCCAACGTGGTGCCACGGGGGCTGGATCGTCTCATGCTGTCCCTGGCGGCGTTTGTGGAAG gttttctcttttattaCCACATCCTTCACCGGCCCATGCTGGACCAGCACATCCACACCCTGCTGCTCATTGCCATCTTCTCAGGGgcctgcagcatcctgctggaGGTTTTCCTCAGGGACAACATCATCCTGGAGATGTTCAGAGCTGGCATCACCACCGTGCAGGGAACGTGGTTCTGGCAG ATTGGGATCGTGCTGTTCCAGCCGTGGGGTGGCCGCACATGGGATGAGGACCACAGCAACATCATGTTCCTCACCATGTGTTTCTTCTGGCACTGGGCAGCTGCTGTGGCCATCCTGGCCATAAACTACACTCTGGCTTACTG CTGCATCCAGCAGTGCCAGAGGCGCAGCGGGGAGCCCTACATCGGGCTGGGGGTCCGGAGGCAGGAGGGGGACCCCAGCTCCCAAACTGCCTTCCTGAATGGGTCTGATGAAGAGTGA
- the LOC139807716 gene encoding transmembrane protein 45B-like isoform X4, with the protein MPAGCSLPPSQHLLLLPVVRKGQDIFALPWGPSLSPADPVSENQAAGPRSGDISRMANFKGHALPGSFFLLFGLWWSVKYPLRYLSQRATKKSHRIYCFQRLDAIEGSIKIIFALIGFLFYYHILHRPMLDQHIHTLLLIAIFSGACSILLEVFLRDNIILEMFRAGITTVQGTWFWQIGIVLFQPWGGRTWDEDHSNIMFLTMCFFWHWAAAVAILAINYTLAYCCIQQCQRRSGEPYIGLGVRRQEGDPSSQTAFLNGSDEE; encoded by the exons ATGCCTGCaggatgctccctccctccctcccagcatctcctgcttctcccaGTGGTGAGAAAAG gGCAAGACATTTTTGCTCTTCCCTGGGGACCATCCCTGTCACCTGCAGATCCTGTGAGTGAGAACCAGGCAGCAGGTCCCAGg TCAGGGGACATTTCCAGGATGGCAAACTTCAAGGGTCACGCACTTCCAGgcagcttcttcctcctctttggcCTCTGGTGGTCTGTGAAATACCCCCTGAGGTATCTCAGCCAGAGAGCAACTAAGAAATCCCACAGGATTTATTGTTTCCAACGTCTGGATGCCATCGAAGGGAGCATCAAAATCATCTTTGCTCTGATAG gttttctcttttattaCCACATCCTTCACCGGCCCATGCTGGACCAGCACATCCACACCCTGCTGCTCATTGCCATCTTCTCAGGGgcctgcagcatcctgctggaGGTTTTCCTCAGGGACAACATCATCCTGGAGATGTTCAGAGCTGGCATCACCACCGTGCAGGGAACGTGGTTCTGGCAG ATTGGGATCGTGCTGTTCCAGCCGTGGGGTGGCCGCACATGGGATGAGGACCACAGCAACATCATGTTCCTCACCATGTGTTTCTTCTGGCACTGGGCAGCTGCTGTGGCCATCCTGGCCATAAACTACACTCTGGCTTACTG CTGCATCCAGCAGTGCCAGAGGCGCAGCGGGGAGCCCTACATCGGGCTGGGGGTCCGGAGGCAGGAGGGGGACCCCAGCTCCCAAACTGCCTTCCTGAATGGGTCTGATGAAGAGTGA
- the LOC139807716 gene encoding transmembrane protein 45B-like isoform X1, whose protein sequence is MPAGCSLPPSQHLLLLPVVRKGQDIFALPWGPSLSPADPVSENQAAGPRSGDISRMANFKGHALPGSFFLLFGLWWSVKYPLRYLSQRATKKSHRIYCFQRLDAIEGSIKIIFALIGMLAEQFVPDGPHLYLYIGESRDWVKLMNWQHTTMYLFYGLSGVVDVLTYTSPNVVPRGLDRLMLSLAAFVEGFLFYYHILHRPMLDQHIHTLLLIAIFSGACSILLEVFLRDNIILEMFRAGITTVQGTWFWQIGIVLFQPWGGRTWDEDHSNIMFLTMCFFWHWAAAVAILAINYTLAYCCIQQCQRRSGEPYIGLGVRRQEGDPSSQTAFLNGSDEE, encoded by the exons ATGCCTGCaggatgctccctccctccctcccagcatctcctgcttctcccaGTGGTGAGAAAAG gGCAAGACATTTTTGCTCTTCCCTGGGGACCATCCCTGTCACCTGCAGATCCTGTGAGTGAGAACCAGGCAGCAGGTCCCAGg TCAGGGGACATTTCCAGGATGGCAAACTTCAAGGGTCACGCACTTCCAGgcagcttcttcctcctctttggcCTCTGGTGGTCTGTGAAATACCCCCTGAGGTATCTCAGCCAGAGAGCAACTAAGAAATCCCACAGGATTTATTGTTTCCAACGTCTGGATGCCATCGAAGGGAGCATCAAAATCATCTTTGCTCTGATAG ggatgctggcagAGCAGTTTGTCCCCGATGGTCCCCACTTGTACCTCTACATCGGGGAGAGCCGGGACTGGGTGAAGCTGATGAACTGGCAGCACACCACCATGTACCTCTTCTATGGCCTCTCTGGGGTGGTGGATGTCCTCACCTACACCTCCCCCAACGTGGTGCCACGGGGGCTGGATCGTCTCATGCTGTCCCTGGCGGCGTTTGTGGAAG gttttctcttttattaCCACATCCTTCACCGGCCCATGCTGGACCAGCACATCCACACCCTGCTGCTCATTGCCATCTTCTCAGGGgcctgcagcatcctgctggaGGTTTTCCTCAGGGACAACATCATCCTGGAGATGTTCAGAGCTGGCATCACCACCGTGCAGGGAACGTGGTTCTGGCAG ATTGGGATCGTGCTGTTCCAGCCGTGGGGTGGCCGCACATGGGATGAGGACCACAGCAACATCATGTTCCTCACCATGTGTTTCTTCTGGCACTGGGCAGCTGCTGTGGCCATCCTGGCCATAAACTACACTCTGGCTTACTG CTGCATCCAGCAGTGCCAGAGGCGCAGCGGGGAGCCCTACATCGGGCTGGGGGTCCGGAGGCAGGAGGGGGACCCCAGCTCCCAAACTGCCTTCCTGAATGGGTCTGATGAAGAGTGA
- the LOC139807716 gene encoding transmembrane protein 45B-like isoform X3, which yields MANFKGHALPGSFFLLFGLWWSVKYPLRYLSQRATKKSHRIYCFQRLDAIEGSIKIIFALIGMLAEQFVPDGPHLYLYIGESRDWVKLMNWQHTTMYLFYGLSGVVDVLTYTSPNVVPRGLDRLMLSLAAFVEGFLFYYHILHRPMLDQHIHTLLLIAIFSGACSILLEVFLRDNIILEMFRAGITTVQGTWFWQIGIVLFQPWGGRTWDEDHSNIMFLTMCFFWHWAAAVAILAINYTLAYCCIQQCQRRSGEPYIGLGVRRQEGDPSSQTAFLNGSDEE from the exons ATGGCAAACTTCAAGGGTCACGCACTTCCAGgcagcttcttcctcctctttggcCTCTGGTGGTCTGTGAAATACCCCCTGAGGTATCTCAGCCAGAGAGCAACTAAGAAATCCCACAGGATTTATTGTTTCCAACGTCTGGATGCCATCGAAGGGAGCATCAAAATCATCTTTGCTCTGATAG ggatgctggcagAGCAGTTTGTCCCCGATGGTCCCCACTTGTACCTCTACATCGGGGAGAGCCGGGACTGGGTGAAGCTGATGAACTGGCAGCACACCACCATGTACCTCTTCTATGGCCTCTCTGGGGTGGTGGATGTCCTCACCTACACCTCCCCCAACGTGGTGCCACGGGGGCTGGATCGTCTCATGCTGTCCCTGGCGGCGTTTGTGGAAG gttttctcttttattaCCACATCCTTCACCGGCCCATGCTGGACCAGCACATCCACACCCTGCTGCTCATTGCCATCTTCTCAGGGgcctgcagcatcctgctggaGGTTTTCCTCAGGGACAACATCATCCTGGAGATGTTCAGAGCTGGCATCACCACCGTGCAGGGAACGTGGTTCTGGCAG ATTGGGATCGTGCTGTTCCAGCCGTGGGGTGGCCGCACATGGGATGAGGACCACAGCAACATCATGTTCCTCACCATGTGTTTCTTCTGGCACTGGGCAGCTGCTGTGGCCATCCTGGCCATAAACTACACTCTGGCTTACTG CTGCATCCAGCAGTGCCAGAGGCGCAGCGGGGAGCCCTACATCGGGCTGGGGGTCCGGAGGCAGGAGGGGGACCCCAGCTCCCAAACTGCCTTCCTGAATGGGTCTGATGAAGAGTGA